The genomic DNA TGGTTGCTGCAGTAACATTCAGGATGGCTGAAGCGGTGGTATTTCCCACAGAATTACTCACCATACATGTGTACATGCCTGTATCTTGCACGGTTACATTCGTGAAGTTTAACGTGCCATCGCTGAGCACAGCTATCCGCACTTTATATGCCCCGTGTGTCATGACTGTTCCGTTTGGAGTAATCCAAGATACGGAAGTTAGGGACGTGGAGGCCCGACATTTCAGCTCAGCTGCCATGCCTTCAGTGACATTGAGGTCTGCTGGGGGCTCCACAATGACAGGAGCATAGCATGTGAAATAATTCTGGTCAAGCTCCCCAATGTACCTCCCTTTCAGATTGGGAGGGGTGTTACACCGGGCACAGCAAGCTGTATTGGAGGGGGCCATGTCTTTTAtccaccagctgagccacaggatgTCACAGTTACAGTTCCAGGGGTTGTGATGTAAGTGTATCCGCTCTAGATGATGCAAGGGTGTGAAGAGGTCATGAGGCAGTAATGTCAGATTGTTGTGTGCCAGGTTGATCTCCACCAGTGACTGAAGGTTATCAAAGGCATTGCGTTCAATCACTTGAATCTGGGACTGTATCATCCACAGTTTCTGAAGGTGCATCAACCCCTGGAAAGAGCCAGGCCTGATGGCAGACAGATGATTCCCAGAAAGATCCAGCTCATCTAGTTTTATGAGCGGCGTGAGGTTAGGGATTTCTCGGAGGTTGCACATGGCAAGGTTCAGATACCTCAAGTTAGACAGACCTTCAAAGGCACCTTCTGAGATGTATGAAAGCCTTTTCAATTCTCCTAAGTCTAGCCGGCGCAAAGAAGGGATTCTGTTAAAAGCGTAAGAAGGGATGCTTTCGATGGGGTTGTTTCGCAACCAGAGCTCCTTCAGTTTAGACAAATATACAAAAGCTCCATTCGGGATGGTCGTAAGACGATTGTCGAAGAGTTCCAGTGTGTTGAGGTTTGCCAGACCATTGAAGGCCCCGATTTCAATTGTTCTGATATGATTCCTACTCAACTGTAGGATTTCCAGGTGCCTCAGGTGTTTGAAGCTGTTCACTTTGATGATCTGGATTTGGTTCTCATGGAGGTTCAGCAGCCGGGTGTTGGTGGAGATGCCATCTGGAACATCACGTAGGTTTTTCCGAACACAAATCACCTTGCTGAACTGGTTGCTGCAGGAGCAGACGGAAGGGCAGGTTTGAGCCCGCACCAGACCAGCCACCACAAGAAGTTGAAGAGCCAGCAGCACCACAAGCAGGGGGTCAAATAAGGCCCTGTTAAACCTAGGACCTATCATTATCTGCTGTGGATGTAAGGTCATCTTGTTCAACATTCATAATTTATCTGGTGTTGGTCCTTCTGGAGTTCAAATAATCTGCAATGCAATAAGAGCAAAAAAGAGTATTAGATCTCCTCCAAATGTCTTTCTCGAGTCATTGTCAGTGAGACAGTGTATCAGCTCAAGCCTTCATTTCTCAAACTAAGATAATAAATCTCTAATGCCATGTATTGAGCAACAGGGCTCATATTTATTAAGAAGTGTTTCCATACTTTGAGTTATCAGCCAGCCACAGCCCATATTCCATCATTTGTGCAATCACAGAGAAATGGAAGAATGAGGTAGAGGGTTTGACTGTGGTGGTTATCAACCAAGGGTGACCTGAATGCATGAGGACACATGAAATGTACCCCATCATTAGGTTCAATGTCCAGACCAGATTGGAaaagttcagaaaataaaaaataaaattggaggaCTATACCAATAAACTAAAAACTCCCTTGCAAAATTATTAATAGCTGACATTTTATCAAAGAATAGTCTATGTGCCGTAGGCTATAGACTTCACAAACAATCCAAAAATGGCTACATAACTTGCAGAGCTCAAGGCAAAATGCAAACATGGGGTGTCTTGTCAAAAATTACTAAGAATTTCAAAGgtttccctgatagtccagtgtttaagactttgccttccgatacagggggtgtgggttcagtccgtggttaggaagctaagatcccagatgcctcttggccaaaaaccaaaacataaaacagaacacaatagactttaaaagtggtccacatccaaaagaagtcttaataattttattaagaatttcaaatcAGTTATAATAGAACATTAAGTCAAGCATGGGCCCTTCTGAATATGGAGTTCTTTGTAACTGCACAGGCTTCATGCCCTGatcctttcttttccttactGCACTTCTCTGAGAAAGGAATTGTTATAGCCTCCATTTTCAAGAAGAAGACATTTAATTGTAGGGGAAGTAACATGCATATAGTCACATGGTTAACAAGTAGAGAATCAGGGTTCAGATATTCATCTCACTGGTCCAGGAGAATATGATTTCAAACATTCCATGAAAAAAGTTTCTGCAAGAATGATGGCAAAAGCAAACtatttttcacaattatttttgttaaaataccTTTCCTTTGGGGGTCACCTCAACTGTAAACACTGGCAACTTAACATATGGTACCTGTGAAAATACACTGAAATAATGACATGCACAAATATGTGTAAATTTCTAGAGATTTTCATATATAAAACTCACAACAACAGAGCCAACTGCTACCTAGAGGTAAACATACTACCAATTAAATCACATCTCATGAAACATAATGTTTATGTACAGAAAAAATCATAGTATTAAATATAACAGGATTGTATACGTATTATGCCCTGACTGTTATTGATTTctgggaaggaaaataaaacaacttaCTTTCTGCATCTCTTACAGCACAAAGAGGAATTCCAAAGCTTGTGTTACCCAATACACACCCATTTCAATTGGCTTATCATGAATTGGGCACCTGTATGATGACTTCTCCCAAATTCCTCAATAAACAGTGCCTCTTCTAAGAATctcttgggaagaaaaaaaaatgtggagacTTATCATAACCAATTCAAAAAGGCACTAAGACAGTAATTTAGTATTTACTATGTGTCACCTTGGGCAGGTGACTTCTCCTCTCCACAGCTCAATCTCATTTCACAATGGGGATGATATTATTATATAACACTTAgtgttattttcagaaaaaaattaatatcataAAGAGCTTAAAATAATGCCTTCCATACTGAAGGAACTCAATAGACattactattactactactaccatttttttatttcccttagtTGGACATTTTGCTAAGTGCTGAGCATACAAAAGTGAAGAATATAACCCTCACCCTTGAGGAATTATAATTCAGAAGGTAAGACAGATAGGCAAAGAGATGAAACACAATAATATATGTTCATTGCTATGAGACCAAGCCACATTGGCACATGGGCACTAAAGTCAGAGCAACTAAATCTGTAATGGTATAATAAGTCAGGGGattttgaaagaggagagtcatcTGATCTAGATTTTGTAGAAattgataaagaaaagaaagcagagcagaggGACCAGCCTGAACCAAGACAAGGAAATAAGAAAGTATTAGTACAACCAAGCAACCATAAACTCCCCTATAGCAGGAGACTGGAAGGTCCaggaaagagaatgggaaagaagcTGGGATGAGATCGGATCAAAACACAGTGTAAGCATTCCCGTTTATCCTGCAAGTgactattcaatattctgtttaTACAAAGAAATGCTGTCATCAGCTTTGCTTTCAAGAATGGTAATGCTACATTAATATAGGAGACAGAAGGGCTCTAGAAGAAACCCGCAGCAAGGAGAAAGATTAGTAAAGTCTTCTACTTGCTGTAAATGAACCTTGGAGAGAAGTCAATGCCAGAGATACTTGGAATTTCTTAGCCATTTCTATGCATACCATCCAAGGTCTTGAGAGATTGGCTGTATCCTCCTTAGGACATAACCCTTCTACCAGTAGTAAGAGTCTCAGTGTAAATTAGCCTttgtaaataaatgcattttcttaGAGTACACAAGACAGAGAAGAGACTCTGTTCCAAAATTAGGAGATGCTTCACTCAGTAAAGACGTCTGTCATGAGCAACTCTTAAACACACACCCACATTCACAGACTGTAGAAAGGGACCTGAGTCTTATGAATGTGAGGTCTAAAGTCACAGATGCTTTCTGGCTTTAGCACCTTGTTTTGGTCTCCTTCCCTATGGCAGCAAAGAAACTTGAGCAGTAGGCTGTGGATTGTTACTGTTTCTTTCAGGACTTGCTTCCTCCCTTCAGGTTCTTGCAGCTCTGAGCTGACTTCTCACACCATCTAGCACTATGATCATTTGTCCCTGGTTCTGTTTCCTGCACTAGCCTGTGAGCTCTCTAGGAACAGTAGCCATGTCTCTTCTTAGCCTCTGGACAACAGAGAACCTAGTGTGCTGTAGACACTAAATAAAATGACTGTTGAAAAAGTGCAAAACATTTACTATCTAATTCCAACACTTTGTATGTGcaaattttctgaattttctgatGTTTTGGTATCAAGGCCTTGCTGATCCTGAAGAGTCAGCCCAGCCaataaaaagtgttagttgctcaattgtcgccaagtctttgtgacccatgggctgtggcccacaaggttcctctctttgtggaattctccaggcaagaatactcgagtgggtagccattcccttctccaggggggcctaggaattgaaccaagttctcctgcgttgcaggcagattctttaccatctgagccacaagggttcTGCCCATCCAAAGGCTATCCAGATTCTACAGATAGTAAAAGGCAGGCCTACAGGCATGCCTTCCATATTTAAACCAACCATTCTGAAGCACGTACCCCAACCACTTCCATTATCAGTTCTTACAGTGCTGTTTACTCTCAAGCCACTGCGCCTCTGCCCTCATCATCCCAGGTTTAGATTCCAGGCAACTAGACAGACCCTACGTCCCAGAACTCACTGAATTTACTCATATCACAACAGAGTGGTTGGCAGGCTTCTCACTCTGAGTTAGATTAGGAGGTATCTTTCATTATAAATTAAAGCACGACCTTGAAAACCGTTGtagatttccattttaaataggACGCTATTTAAGTTGCCAATAATCATAACCAttgaaaaattttcatttctgtgattcAGTTTTTCATCCATATGTTCCCTTCTTCTCAAAACACACTTCTGAAGGTAACTGggaatgtgaaagaaagaaagagagggagaaagggaaggaaggaaggaaggaagggaaaggaaaaagaatatcaCCTAAACTCTAATATATTAACTGATTGATGCTTTTAGGATGGGGGTCCTAGGGCCCTATTTTTctatccctcctcccacctcccagcccatgACTCTCCGTAGAGTCCTAGGGTCTCAGTCAAAATAACTGGTGGACTGGAAATAGCACAAAGTGAAAAAGGTAAGTCCTTACTCTTCCATTtgctactgagtgacttcactttcacttttcactttcatgcattggagaaggaaatggcaacccactccaatgttcttgcctagagaaccccagagacggaggagcctggtgggctgctgtctatggggtcgcacagagtcggacacgactgaagcgactcagcagcagcagggacatccctttaaaatatgaaataataaagaCCACCATGTCCAATGGGCAAGAGAAGAGGCTTATGATGAATTCCTGAATTCATATGTCTGCTTGAACACCCATGACCCTATTAATGGGAAGGTTACTTCATCTGTCTATAATTTactctcctcatctgtaaaagtagCAGAGCTACTTAATCAATAGGCTTTTGTTAGTACTggcatataatatatacaaagttACTGACTCATAATAAGTAATATAtaatactgaataaatatttaatacatattaaaataaagtGATATAAGCTTCTTCTTCTTAGATAAGATAGGAATAACAGTAATACCTATTATTCAAAGTTGTGGTAAGGATGAACTGGAATGACCAGAAACACACTCTCAATAAAACATATCCAAATATGATGCATTGCTCTtttttcagtctctgggttgttttattttctacttcttgcTTACTTCAAAGTCTTTTTGCTATTGAAATTAATGAGATTGCCTGTAAATCAGTCATAGGTAATGATTTATGAATTATAGCTGGTTCAAAGCTAATTTATAACCTGTAGCAAATAAAGTTTGGTACACACCCAGAATTGAATAAACACTATCAACAAaaggtttctattttaaaatctaaattatgTTACTTTACATCAAAAGCCAGGTTTcaacatctctttcagaagatgTTTTTATCACAtcaaaaggaaattaatttaaaGGTGCACACTATCCATTACGATGTCATCTCACAGCATTTATTTACAAATGGATCTGTGTGGGTTTTGAATTAAACTATAATACTCTTAGCCTTGTCCCAGAGGATATCCTGACTTTGTCAAGagacctctcttctttccttaccCATGCTTCAGTGCACTGAGAGACACAGAAGGGACTCAGGAGGCAGAGTAGTTAATGGGGATGCTTTATTTAGCACAATATCATTGCTAAGTCAGCATAGACTGCTGTCTAGACATTGGAACTAGTTTTCTAGCGAGGtgagagaaagataaatttaGTTAACCCCAATCAGTCCTCATATCTCAGTAGACCACACATTCACTGTCATATATACATGCAATGGACCTCTGTAAACACTGAAAAGCCAAACCATTAACCCCCATGCTCAGAATGGACACTGAAACCTCCAGACCATACCTTACCATCAACATCAACTTGACTTAGCTCTTCCATAGCTTCTATTAGCAACTCTATCCTCTTCTGAAATTCTCGTGCTAAAGCAAACAGTTTCATGGTCCTTAGCAAAACTGGCCTAAAGATCCTTCAACTCTTTCATAGAAAGCATTAACTGTGCTCTAAGATTCTTTGGATCTTTTGCCTCACGTTGGTGTTTTCTCCAATCCTGGATCTTTGTATCATGGTTCTTACTCGATAAATTATGGCTTAATCATCATCATTCCATTCAGACTCTCCTGGACTTCTGTAGGGTCTTAGTAAGGAAAAAGACTCAGGTCTGTCTTACCAGCCATTCTTGCTGGTAACATTTTCAGAATCAACTGCTTTATGAAACTAAAGGTGGGTTAATCACTTGAAATATGCTTGAActtcaatttctctttcttcttctctgaatTTGTTGTATACCCAATATCCTACTCCAATACTTTTTCCTTAGAAAATTTTGTTCAGAAAGAttcagtctctttaaaaaaaaaaaaaacaaaaaaacagaattatattATCTTCTTTGAGACAAGGTTATCCAGTCTTGATGTATTAATAGGATCTGGCTTAAGTTAGGActaggcaaactttttctgtgaagggccagacagtaaatagTTTAGGTTTTCAGACTATATGGTGTCTAGTTTCTACCGCTCTGCTCTGCCACTGAAGCTTGAAAATAGCTCTGGTCAAAAAGTCAACGAATGTGCATGGCCATCTTCCAGTTAGACTATGCACATTCAAATGTCTcaaatattcttaatattttttcaaccattttaaaatttctaaatattcttAGTTCACAGAGCATGCAAAAACGGATGGTGGGCTAAACTTTGGACTATTATTTGCTGGGTTCTTGTCTAAACAAACATTGATTGTTCCATCCTTATTGCCAGAGACTGGTTGGTTCTGAACATGTGATACCGTCTGGCCAATAAGATGCAAAGAGAGGTCAGCTGAGGGGATtctgtgaatttttatttttctccccctAATAGGAAGAAAGACAGGGGAAGGAGTagttctttattctgtttctgGATGTTGTTGTGGGTATAAGATACTGAGAATTGCTACAGGCAATTTGTGGCCAAGAAAGCAGGCAGCCTGAGGACAAAGCTGTTGtgctaaagaaggaaaaaatggaaagagggaAGAATTTGCATTCTTGATACTGTGACAAGCAGCTATATTAACGAATCCTACAActgtttttcctctctgttttattattatatgCAATAATCAGTTCCATACATCATAAACAGCTCATTATTTTTCTGGTTACATGTAGTCAAACCTGTCTGATATTTTCATATTcgttctcctctctccctctccttttatCTATCTCTCACTACTCCTGCTTCCAAAACCAAGAgcaaagaaaaggcaaaagaaaaaaatctaattgcTTAAACCACTATATATCTGAGACCtatcaaaaagaacaaagtaagcTGAGGTGACATGATTTGCTTGTAAGAAAGGAAGTGAGGCTCATCCTCATCTTACTAAGAAAGCTTTCTACTATAATCATTTCTCAAAAtagctctttaaatttttaagagtGCTATAATACacaggaaaagggaaaacaacaaattaaataacACCATTATCAAAGGTAGCTCACCCCtccaaattaaatttattttacaaatatttcctaaCATAATTCAACTTTTTCCCATCTGAAACCCAATTTTGCAAATCTGTTGAGATTTCCACCCTTCGTGGAGGAGTATATGGTTCTGCAGATTTTCAGGGTAGAGAATTTTTGTAAATACGCCCAGTGCTGACCCTCAAGGCAAATGTAATGGAAATGATGCAAGGTTTAAATGGCTGTAACCCAGGTATTCAACCTGTCAagtcaacaagaggctctttggctATATACACTGACCTTGCAACGTTTCTAGAAAATGTtgggactaaaaaaaaaattgatatttaaggaaaaaaaaaccacctggGTCTGCATTTCACTTTTCTAGACGACTTGCTTGacttacagtgaaaaaaaaaaaaaaagtacatatgtTTAGTATTTAGTGGTGACAAGATTACAACATCATTAGATAAGAAGAAGCAATGAGTGGAGaaaactacatatatatgtatatatatatatatattttaagtaagaaaaaatataataaatgatgTGGCCAATATGTTGCTATGTTCTGTTGAGTATTAGAAGGGATAGAAAAGAGTCTAAGGTGACCATACCTTTTAGAACTTTACAAACTTACTGGAGCTATAATACAAAAGCGTAGATACCTATCAAAAATGAAAAGCACGCATATGTGCATCTAGGAACTAATGCAGTCAATATTCAAATCCCATAAAACATCGTCAGATGTCATAGATAACCAGAGAAAGTTTTAAGAGGGTTTGAGATTTTATGTAGGCACTTAAGGGGATATAATTTTGTATTGAGGCCGGTGGTAGAGGAGACAATGGATGACTTGTAAAAGCGGAGGGTCTtaccacatggctcagtggtaaagagtccacctgtcgatgcaggagatgtggattaaatccctgagtcaggacgatcccctggagaaggaaatggcaatgcactccagaattcttgcctgggaaatcccttggaaaggagcctggagggccacagtccatataCTTGCAAGAgactcagacaggactaagcaactaaataacagcaacTGTAATACAAGCAGGGGAGTCGGAgcatgaaataaaagagaaatgactTAATGGAAGCAGGTGACTTATACAAGAGAACTTAGATTGTTAAGTTGGCCCAATTGAGGGGCACTATATGTCTGGTAGGAGAGTTTGGGTTTGCTCCAATGATGAAACTTAGGAAGAAACTCCAGGTTCTTAAGCAGGAAAAGGTGAGAACATTATTTTAGGGAGTCCCTGCCCTTATGCATAAAAGAAACTAGAGAGAAGAGTAGTTGATGGAAAAGTCAAATGACTTCAATAATCGACATCTTAGCATTGCTTTAGAACTGAATGGAACAGATCTTCAATCCAGTCACCTGTTGATACAGATATCAATCCAATATGTATACATCATGAGACATGTATAGCCTCAAATTAATCAGTCCTGCCTGAAATCCTGTAGAGGATGAAATACCAATGAAGGCAAAATTAGCTTCTGTATGCAGTCACATTAAAACCTATCAGGTTACACAGAGGCAGCAGACTATCACTTTGAAACTCTGATGCACAAATAAGGAAAGATAcaagtttttaaaatctctaatttggttcatacctgaatggtttagcagttttccctactttcttcaatttaagtctgaatttggtaataaggagttcatgatcagagccacagtcagctcctggtcttgtttttgttgactgtataagcttctccatctttggctgcaaagaatataatcaatttgatttcagtgttgaccatctggtgatgtccatgtgtagagtctagggcctagatctgatagatagagtgcctgatgatctatggaatgaggtttgtgacactgtacaggagacagggatcaagaccatccccatggaaaagaaatgcaaaaaagcaaaatggctgtctcgggaggccttacaaatagctgtgaaaagaagagaggcaaaaaacaaaggagaaaaggaaagatataagcatctgaatgcagagttccaaataatagcaaggagagataagaaagccttcctcagcaatcaatgcaaagaaatacaggaaaacaacagaatcagaaagactagagatctcttcaagaaaattatagataccaagggaatatttcatgcaaagatgggcttgataaaggacagaaatggtatggacctaacagaagcagaagatattaagaaggggtggcaagaatacacagaagactgtacaaaaaagatcttcacgacccagataatcacgatgatgtgatcgatcactcacctagagccagacatcctggaatgtgaagtcaagtgggccttagaaagcaacactacgaacaaagctggtggaggtgatggaattccagttgagctacttcaaattctgaaagatgatgttgtgaaagtgctgcactcaatatgccagcaaatttggaaaactcagcagtggccacaggactggaaaaggtcagtttttactccaatcccaaagaaaggcaatgccaaagaatgctcaaattaccgcacaattgcactcatctcacatgctagtaaagtaatgctcaaaattctccaagccaagcttccgcaatacgtgaaccatgagctggttttagaaaaggcagaggaaccagagatcaaattgccaacatctgctggatcatggaaaaagcaagagagttccagaaaaacatctatttctgctttattgactatgccaaagcctttgactgtgtggatcacaataaactgtgaaaaattctgaaagagatgggaataccagaccacctgacctgccccttgaaaaatctgtatgcaggtcaggaagaaacagttagaactggacatggaacaccagactggtttcaaataggaaaaggagtacatcaaggcctatattgtcaccctgcttatttaacttatatacagagtacatcatgagaaatgctgggctggaagaagcacaagctggaatcaagattgcagggagaaatatcaataacctgagatatgcagatgacaccacccttatggcagaaagtgaagaggaactaaaaagcctcttgatgaaagtgaaagaggagagtggaaaagttggcttaaagctcaatattcagaaaacgaagatcatggcttctggtcccatcacttcatgggaaatagatggggaaacggtggaaacagtgtcagactttagttttgggggctccaaaatcactgcggatggtgagtgcagccatgaaattaaaagatgcttactccttggaagaaaagttatgaccaacctagatagcatattgaaaagcagagacattactttgccaacaaaggtccatctagtcaaggctgtggtttttccagtagtcatgcatggatgtgagagttggactctgaagaaagccgagcactgaagaattgatgctttagaactgtggtgttggagaagattcatgagagtcccctggactgcaaggagatccaaccagtccattctgaaggagatcagtcctgagtgtcctttggaaggaatgatggtaaagctgaaactctggtactttggccactggggttgactcactggaaaagactttgatgctgggaggaattgggggcaagaggagaaggggacaacagaggatgagatggctggatggcatcactgactcgatggatgtgagtctgagtgaactccgggtgttggtgatggacagggaggcctggcatgctgcagttcatggggtcacaaagagtcggacatgactgagcgactgaactgaactgaatgtggttcATGTCCACATTGTAAATTATATACAGAGAATGACTAAATATACATTCagagaatgtatatatatttagtcAGAGAATgacta from Budorcas taxicolor isolate Tak-1 chromosome 15, Takin1.1, whole genome shotgun sequence includes the following:
- the LRRC4C gene encoding leucine-rich repeat-containing protein 4C encodes the protein MLNKMTLHPQQIMIGPRFNRALFDPLLVVLLALQLLVVAGLVRAQTCPSVCSCSNQFSKVICVRKNLRDVPDGISTNTRLLNLHENQIQIIKVNSFKHLRHLEILQLSRNHIRTIEIGAFNGLANLNTLELFDNRLTTIPNGAFVYLSKLKELWLRNNPIESIPSYAFNRIPSLRRLDLGELKRLSYISEGAFEGLSNLRYLNLAMCNLREIPNLTPLIKLDELDLSGNHLSAIRPGSFQGLMHLQKLWMIQSQIQVIERNAFDNLQSLVEINLAHNNLTLLPHDLFTPLHHLERIHLHHNPWNCNCDILWLSWWIKDMAPSNTACCARCNTPPNLKGRYIGELDQNYFTCYAPVIVEPPADLNVTEGMAAELKCRASTSLTSVSWITPNGTVMTHGAYKVRIAVLSDGTLNFTNVTVQDTGMYTCMVSNSVGNTTASAILNVTAATTTPFSYFSTVTVETMEPSQDEARTTDNNVGPTPVIDWETTNVTTSLTPQSTRSTEKTFTIPVTDINSGIPGIDEVMKTTKIIIGCFVAITLMAAVMLVIFYKMRKQHHRQNHHAPTRTVEIINVDDEITGDTPMESHLPMPAIEHEHLNHYNSYKSPFNHTTTVNTINSIHSSVHEPLLIRMNSKDNVQETQI